A part of Pseudomonas sp. HR96 genomic DNA contains:
- a CDS encoding Pvc16 family protein — translation MPDYPFANQDHSLIDLNAAIAAILGEYLPKVDISPEGEDDGRAVTPFPVRFDLPVDNQLPDSATVYAFLYKVHENLEVRSSLLSYAEPNGRLSARRVNVRFAYLLTYWAAKAGGENSGQADSDMMIINNSMLNALINNRSLPNLPGSITEVIPPEEGLNSLGNFWQALGDKPRLAFGYAVTLSVGLTEITAPVHLVRSTQLGMGNKPMGDLLLLAEQVLAAHLLAAMQAQSEITELERAQLSRLLFECVLLPPRPDAGSEAPRVEVKLAVSGALAADLCTKVADELATWKSQPKLGEIDGAALLVAEEVDIRQLRSIAPPTTRNSRS, via the coding sequence ATGCCAGACTACCCCTTCGCGAATCAGGACCATTCACTCATTGATTTGAACGCTGCCATTGCCGCCATACTCGGGGAGTATCTGCCCAAGGTGGATATCTCTCCCGAGGGGGAGGACGACGGCCGTGCCGTGACACCCTTTCCGGTACGTTTCGATCTGCCGGTCGACAATCAGCTGCCTGATTCGGCGACGGTCTACGCGTTTCTCTACAAGGTGCACGAAAACCTCGAGGTGCGTTCCTCACTGCTGTCCTACGCGGAGCCCAATGGACGCCTGAGCGCGCGGCGGGTGAATGTGCGCTTCGCGTATCTGCTGACCTACTGGGCGGCCAAGGCAGGCGGCGAGAACTCAGGGCAGGCCGATAGCGACATGATGATAATCAACAATTCGATGCTCAATGCATTGATCAACAATCGTTCGCTGCCGAACTTGCCAGGGTCCATCACCGAGGTCATTCCTCCCGAGGAGGGGCTCAACAGCCTTGGCAATTTCTGGCAGGCGTTGGGGGACAAGCCCCGCTTGGCGTTCGGCTATGCGGTCACGCTTTCCGTGGGCTTGACCGAGATCACCGCGCCGGTGCACCTGGTGCGCTCCACGCAACTGGGCATGGGCAACAAGCCGATGGGTGATTTGCTGCTGTTGGCTGAGCAGGTGCTGGCCGCGCATCTGCTGGCGGCCATGCAGGCGCAATCCGAAATCACTGAGCTCGAGCGTGCGCAGTTGAGTCGGCTACTGTTCGAGTGTGTCTTGTTGCCACCAAGGCCTGACGCCGGCTCCGAGGCACCGAGGGTCGAGGTCAAGTTGGCGGTCAGCGGGGCACTGGCGGCTGATTTGTGCACCAAGGTGGCTGATGAATTGGCGACGTGGAAGAGCCAACCCAAGCTCGGCGAGATCGACGGCGCGGCGTTGCTCGTGGCCGAGGAGGTGGACATCCGCCAGTTGCGCAGCAT
- a CDS encoding ATP-binding protein has translation MNGQINSDRPVEQPLTTLLLHLEPLDQTLQARLEQVLAALPAGAVPTDVQRLLDELLPWVQQCFGIAQWRAELDLDAAAEHLHGSHDRVEQVVQRFALEPMERDLLLLCSLLALDGRYSTVLACLQMDLQKNQLSVECALSLLAEGLVAQAAARALLVPQGPLLRHGLLQLRSPPAGQAGASLLQIDPGVQAFLLGQDIAPLEWEACARLVTVPPQLSAELLLWSHGLAQDLAGEVTGAPPWLVLRGRGGDSRGEVLAHAAGRLGRAVLLLDLALLPEADTDAWALLLLVLREVRMRDAVLLLDAAHELKSERKILFARLCARLAQHTGAVASLSSLHQPATRLGERPHLVLALPERSARDDEALLRGRLAHWQAADDIDTASLVRRFSLDAHSLDGALHEAELYRRKRLAPALAAEDLNRALRLRAQQDFGTLAQRIEPRRGLADLVLDPPLAVQLQEILAAVQHRQQALTSGFAHKIAYGEGISALFFGDSGTGKTMAAEAIAHELQVDLIKIDLSTVVNKYIGETEKHLARVFDLAEQDCGVLFFDEADALFGKRSETKDAHDRHANIEVSYLLQRLENFNGLVILSTNNRANLDEAFNRRLTFATRFAQPDATSREQLWRTIWPTAAVLAADVDLAELARRYEITGANIRNAALLATWLAAQDHAPCIEARHLRRALHREMTKIGRIVL, from the coding sequence ATGAACGGACAGATCAATAGCGACAGGCCGGTTGAGCAGCCACTCACCACGCTGCTCCTGCATCTGGAACCCCTCGACCAGACCCTCCAGGCCCGCCTGGAGCAAGTCCTTGCCGCGCTCCCCGCAGGCGCCGTCCCGACCGACGTCCAGCGCCTGCTCGACGAGCTGTTGCCGTGGGTCCAGCAATGCTTCGGCATCGCCCAATGGCGCGCCGAACTGGACCTCGATGCGGCTGCCGAGCATCTGCACGGCTCGCATGATCGTGTCGAGCAGGTGGTACAACGCTTCGCTCTCGAACCTATGGAGCGCGACCTGTTGCTCCTTTGCTCGCTGTTGGCGCTGGACGGCCGCTACAGCACGGTATTGGCCTGCCTGCAGATGGATCTGCAGAAAAACCAGCTGAGCGTGGAATGCGCATTGTCGCTGCTGGCCGAAGGCCTGGTCGCGCAGGCAGCCGCGCGGGCGTTGCTGGTGCCTCAGGGCCCCTTGCTGCGCCACGGCTTGTTGCAATTGCGCAGTCCGCCAGCGGGGCAGGCCGGAGCATCGTTGTTGCAGATCGACCCGGGGGTGCAGGCGTTCCTCCTCGGCCAGGACATTGCCCCCCTTGAATGGGAAGCTTGCGCTCGCCTGGTAACGGTGCCGCCGCAGTTGAGCGCCGAATTGTTGTTGTGGTCCCACGGCCTGGCCCAGGACCTCGCTGGCGAGGTGACCGGCGCGCCACCTTGGCTGGTACTGCGCGGGCGCGGCGGTGACAGTAGGGGCGAGGTGCTGGCACACGCCGCAGGCCGGCTGGGGCGTGCGGTGCTGCTGCTCGACCTGGCGCTGTTGCCTGAAGCGGACACTGACGCCTGGGCGCTGCTGCTGTTGGTGCTGCGCGAAGTGCGCATGCGTGACGCGGTGTTGTTGCTGGACGCCGCTCACGAGCTCAAGAGCGAGCGCAAGATCCTGTTCGCGCGGCTTTGCGCACGCCTGGCCCAGCACACTGGCGCGGTGGCCAGCCTGAGTTCGCTGCACCAGCCGGCCACCCGCCTGGGCGAGCGCCCGCACCTGGTGCTGGCGCTGCCCGAGCGCAGCGCGCGTGACGACGAGGCTTTGCTGCGTGGGCGCCTGGCGCACTGGCAGGCCGCGGACGACATCGACACGGCGAGCCTGGTGCGGCGCTTTTCCCTGGATGCGCACAGCCTCGATGGCGCTTTGCACGAGGCCGAGCTTTACCGGCGCAAGCGCCTGGCGCCGGCGCTGGCCGCCGAAGACTTGAACCGCGCCCTGCGCCTGCGCGCGCAGCAGGACTTCGGCACCCTGGCGCAGCGCATCGAGCCGCGTCGCGGCCTCGCCGATCTGGTGCTGGACCCGCCGCTGGCGGTGCAACTGCAGGAAATTCTGGCCGCCGTGCAACATCGGCAACAGGCCCTGACCAGCGGCTTTGCGCACAAGATCGCCTACGGCGAGGGCATCAGCGCGTTGTTCTTCGGCGACTCGGGCACCGGCAAGACCATGGCCGCCGAGGCCATTGCCCATGAGCTGCAGGTGGACCTGATCAAGATCGACCTGTCGACGGTGGTCAACAAGTACATCGGCGAAACCGAGAAGCACCTGGCGCGGGTCTTCGATCTCGCCGAGCAGGACTGCGGCGTGCTGTTTTTCGACGAGGCCGACGCCCTGTTCGGCAAACGCAGCGAAACCAAGGACGCCCACGATCGCCACGCCAACATCGAAGTGTCCTACCTGCTGCAACGGCTGGAGAACTTCAACGGTCTGGTGATTCTCTCCACCAACAACCGCGCCAATCTCGATGAGGCCTTCAACCGCCGTCTGACCTTCGCCACGCGCTTCGCGCAACCCGATGCCACCTCGCGCGAGCAGTTATGGCGAACGATCTGGCCAACGGCGGCAGTACTGGCCGCAGACGTCGATTTGGCGGAGCTGGCTCGGCGCTATGAAATCACCGGTGCGAATATCCGCAACGCGGCTCTGCTGGCCACCTGGCTGGCGGCGCAGGACCACGCGCCGTGTATCGAGGCTCGGCACTTGCGCCGGGCGCTGCATCGGGAAATGACCAAGATCGGCAGGATTGTCCTGTAG